The following proteins are co-located in the Streptococcus anginosus genome:
- a CDS encoding amino acid ABC transporter ATP-binding protein yields the protein MIRISNFSKSFSGQMVLNNLSLEIQKGEVVALIGSSGAGKSTFLRSLNYLEQPDSGTIAIDDFTVDFSKISKEEILTLRRKLAMVFQQFNLFERRTALDNVKEGLLVVKKFSDQEATNLAKEELAKVGLSDRENHYPRHLSGGQKQRVALARALAMKPDVLLLDEPTSALDPELVGEVEKSIADAAKAGQTMILVSHDMSFVSQVADKVLFLDKGHIIEMGTPDEIMNHPKEERTKEFFASYKQTYI from the coding sequence ATGATTCGTATTTCAAATTTCAGCAAATCCTTTTCTGGACAAATGGTTTTAAACAATCTTAGTTTAGAGATTCAAAAAGGAGAAGTGGTTGCTTTAATTGGTTCATCTGGTGCGGGGAAATCCACTTTCTTACGCAGTTTGAATTATCTGGAACAGCCAGACAGCGGCACGATTGCCATTGATGATTTTACTGTTGATTTTTCTAAGATTAGCAAGGAAGAAATCCTAACCTTGCGGCGAAAGTTAGCTATGGTGTTTCAGCAGTTTAATTTATTTGAGCGTCGGACGGCTTTGGACAATGTCAAAGAAGGTTTATTGGTTGTAAAAAAATTCTCAGACCAAGAAGCGACGAATCTTGCCAAAGAAGAACTGGCAAAAGTTGGTCTGTCAGACCGTGAAAATCACTATCCACGTCATCTGTCAGGTGGACAAAAACAACGTGTCGCTTTGGCGCGTGCGCTTGCGATGAAGCCAGATGTTTTGCTTTTAGACGAGCCAACATCAGCGCTTGATCCTGAACTAGTAGGGGAAGTTGAAAAATCCATTGCAGATGCAGCCAAGGCTGGTCAGACCATGATTTTAGTCAGCCATGACATGTCTTTTGTGTCTCAAGTGGCAGACAAGGTACTCTTTTTAGATAAGGGACACATCATTGAAATGGGTACTCCAGATGAAATAATGAACCATCCTAAAGAAGAACGCACAAAAGAATTTTTTGCCAGTTACAA
- a CDS encoding amino acid ABC transporter permease produces the protein MIVTTAILTSNWYQELVQKIPDGQLFSWRSVFDGLPRIIEKLPTTLLLTLGGAFFGLILALIFAVVKINRVKILYPLQAFFVSFLRGTPVLVQLMLTYYGIPLLLKAINLRFGTGLNINAIPAYLFAIVAFAFNEAAYASETIRAAILSVDAGEIEAARSLGMTNRQVYRRVIIPNAAVVATPTLINSLIGLTKGTSLAFSAGVVEIFAQAQILGGADYRYFERFISVALVYWGVNIVIEAFGRFIEKKMAIEAPDNLNLQIQAKGDVR, from the coding sequence ATGATTGTTACAACAGCGATTTTAACCTCTAATTGGTATCAAGAATTGGTTCAAAAGATTCCAGACGGACAGCTTTTTAGCTGGCGCTCTGTGTTTGACGGACTACCAAGAATTATCGAAAAATTACCAACAACACTACTACTGACCTTAGGAGGAGCTTTTTTTGGCTTGATTTTGGCTCTCATTTTTGCTGTTGTCAAAATCAACCGTGTGAAAATTTTGTATCCTCTGCAGGCCTTTTTTGTTAGTTTTTTGCGAGGGACACCAGTGCTTGTTCAGCTCATGCTGACTTATTATGGGATTCCTTTGCTTCTGAAGGCCATCAACTTGCGATTCGGTACGGGTCTGAATATCAATGCTATTCCAGCCTATCTATTTGCCATTGTAGCTTTTGCTTTTAATGAAGCGGCTTACGCTAGTGAAACCATTCGAGCGGCGATTTTGTCTGTTGATGCTGGAGAAATTGAAGCGGCTCGTAGTTTGGGAATGACAAACAGACAGGTTTACCGCCGTGTTATTATTCCCAATGCCGCAGTGGTTGCCACACCGACCTTGATTAACTCTTTGATTGGCTTGACCAAGGGAACTTCTCTGGCTTTTAGTGCAGGAGTTGTTGAGATTTTTGCTCAAGCGCAGATTTTGGGTGGTGCAGATTACCGTTACTTCGAGCGCTTTATCTCGGTTGCTCTTGTCTATTGGGGCGTGAATATTGTGATTGAAGCATTTGGGCGGTTTATCGAAAAGAAAATGGCGATTGAAGCGCCTGATAATCTCAATCTACAAATACAGGCGAAAGGAGATGTTCGATAA
- a CDS encoding DEAD/DEAH box helicase, translating into MKFTEFKFKDYIQEALKDLNFVEATEVQEKLIPVVLAGRDLVGESKTGSGKTHTFLLPIFQKLDEGADSVQVVITAPSRELARQIYQAARQIAAFSDKEIRVANYVGGTDKNRQIGKLSSSQPHIVIGTPGRIYDLVESGDLAIHKAHTFVVDEADMTLDMGFLVTVDKIASSLPKDLQFLVFSATIPQKLQPFLKKYLSNPVIEQIKTKTVISDTIENWLISTKGRDKNAQIYKITQLLQPYLAMIFVNTKTRADELHSYLTAQGLKVAKIHGDIAPRERKRIMNQVKNLDFEYIVATDLAARGIDIEGVSHVINDAIPQDLSFFVHRVGRTGRNGLPGTAITLYQPSDDSDIRELEKLGIHFIPKMIKNGEFQDTYDRDRRVNREKTQEKLDTEMIGLVKKKKKKIKPGYKKKIQWAVNEKRRKTKRAENRARGRAERKAKRQSF; encoded by the coding sequence ATGAAATTTACAGAATTTAAGTTTAAAGATTACATTCAAGAGGCACTCAAGGATTTGAACTTTGTTGAGGCGACAGAAGTCCAGGAAAAACTCATTCCGGTTGTCCTTGCTGGTCGGGACTTGGTGGGAGAGTCCAAGACAGGTTCAGGAAAAACCCATACTTTCTTACTGCCGATTTTTCAAAAACTAGATGAAGGCGCAGATAGTGTTCAGGTCGTTATTACAGCTCCTAGTCGTGAGTTGGCTAGGCAGATTTATCAGGCTGCACGCCAAATTGCTGCTTTTTCTGATAAGGAAATTCGAGTTGCTAACTATGTCGGTGGGACGGATAAAAACCGTCAGATTGGGAAATTGAGTTCCAGTCAACCACACATTGTCATTGGCACACCAGGACGCATTTATGATTTGGTCGAATCAGGTGACTTAGCCATTCATAAGGCGCATACTTTTGTCGTTGATGAAGCAGATATGACGCTTGATATGGGATTTTTAGTGACGGTGGATAAGATTGCGTCCAGTTTGCCGAAGGATTTGCAATTTCTGGTCTTCTCTGCGACCATTCCGCAAAAATTGCAGCCATTTTTAAAAAAATATCTATCTAACCCGGTCATTGAGCAAATCAAAACCAAAACGGTTATTTCAGATACCATTGAAAATTGGCTGATTTCAACAAAAGGACGTGATAAGAATGCGCAGATTTATAAAATCACACAGCTCCTACAGCCTTATCTAGCTATGATTTTTGTCAATACTAAGACACGAGCGGATGAATTGCATAGCTATTTGACAGCGCAAGGTCTCAAGGTGGCAAAGATTCATGGGGATATTGCACCGCGGGAGCGAAAACGGATTATGAATCAGGTGAAGAACCTAGATTTTGAATACATTGTTGCGACAGATTTAGCTGCGCGGGGAATTGATATTGAAGGCGTTAGTCATGTCATCAATGATGCGATTCCGCAAGATTTGTCCTTCTTCGTTCACCGAGTGGGACGAACTGGCAGAAATGGTCTACCGGGAACAGCCATTACACTTTATCAACCGAGCGATGATTCAGATATTCGTGAGCTGGAAAAATTGGGCATTCACTTCATTCCTAAGATGATCAAAAACGGAGAATTTCAAGATACCTATGACCGCGATCGTCGTGTCAATCGTGAAAAAACGCAGGAAAAATTGGACACGGAAATGATTGGTCTGGTTAAAAAGAAAAAGAAGAAAATCAAACCGGGCTATAAGAAAAAAATCCAGTGGGCTGTCAATGAAAAACGCCGTAAGACAAAAAGAGCTGAAAATCGCGCACGCGGTCGTGCAGAAAGAAAAGCGAAACGTCAAAGTTTTTAG
- the pbp3 gene encoding D-alanyl-D-alanine carboxypeptidase PBP3: protein MKKFIITLVTTLLIFLAPTVLADNFEVGAKHAIAVDVATGKILYEKDANQPVEIASITKLLTAYLVYEAIHQGKFTLQTSVDISDYPYQLTVNPDTSNVPLEARKYTVEELLETSLIASANSPAIALAEKVAGSEKKFVDLMKAKLQQWGIKGTTIINASGLNNSVLGEEHIYPGSGKEDENKMNAHDVAIIARRLILDYPEVLEITQKATSNFAGMTLTSSNHMLENMPAFRAGVDGLKTGTSDKGGSSFVGTIQQRGMRLITILLNVDHADEDENARFTATSRFMTYIYKQFTVQTLVKKGEAYNKSSARVINGQKDEVTAVASEKLTIVRRYNHKKPTVHFTTDKNGYPTPLKKGVVVGKLTYTDNDLIGKGYLDKKPPTISMLSAEKIGRPFFLKSWWNEFVQYVNEKL from the coding sequence ATGAAAAAATTTATTATTACTCTTGTAACGACTCTCTTGATCTTCCTAGCTCCTACGGTTTTAGCAGACAACTTTGAAGTAGGTGCTAAGCATGCTATTGCAGTTGACGTTGCAACCGGAAAAATTTTGTATGAAAAAGATGCTAATCAGCCAGTTGAAATTGCTTCTATTACTAAACTACTAACAGCCTATTTAGTCTATGAAGCGATTCATCAGGGAAAATTCACTTTACAAACTTCCGTAGATATTTCTGACTACCCTTATCAACTAACCGTTAATCCAGACACCAGTAACGTTCCTTTGGAAGCTAGAAAATATACTGTCGAAGAACTGTTAGAAACTTCTTTAATAGCAAGTGCTAATAGTCCAGCGATTGCCTTGGCTGAAAAAGTTGCCGGTAGTGAGAAAAAATTTGTGGATTTGATGAAAGCTAAATTGCAACAATGGGGAATCAAAGGTACTACTATCATCAATGCTTCTGGGCTGAATAATTCTGTTTTAGGAGAGGAACATATTTATCCTGGTTCAGGAAAAGAAGACGAAAATAAAATGAATGCCCATGATGTTGCGATTATTGCTCGGCGTTTAATCCTTGATTACCCAGAAGTTCTAGAAATCACCCAAAAAGCTACGTCTAACTTTGCAGGCATGACGCTTACATCGTCCAACCACATGCTCGAAAACATGCCCGCCTTTCGAGCCGGAGTAGATGGCCTCAAGACTGGAACTTCTGATAAAGGGGGCTCTTCCTTTGTCGGAACAATCCAGCAAAGAGGGATGCGTTTGATTACGATTCTCCTCAATGTTGATCATGCAGATGAGGATGAGAATGCCCGCTTTACGGCTACCTCTAGATTTATGACCTATATTTATAAACAATTCACAGTCCAAACTCTTGTGAAAAAAGGTGAAGCCTACAATAAAAGCTCTGCCCGCGTCATTAACGGGCAAAAAGATGAAGTCACTGCTGTTGCTAGTGAAAAACTCACCATTGTGCGGAGATACAATCATAAAAAACCGACTGTTCATTTTACAACTGATAAAAACGGTTATCCCACTCCTTTAAAAAAGGGTGTCGTTGTTGGGAAATTGACCTATACTGATAATGATTTGATTGGAAAAGGCTATCTTGACAAGAAGCCACCAACTATTTCCATGCTTTCAGCGGAGAAAATTGGTCGTCCTTTCTTCCTCAAATCATGGTGGAATGAATTCGTACAATATGTCAATGAAAAATTATAA
- the sufU gene encoding Fe-S cluster assembly sulfur transfer protein SufU — protein MALSKLNSLYKAVVTDHSAHPHHQGRLDGVEQVNLNNPTCGDVISLSVQFDEQGMIEDIAFVNSGCSISTASASMMTDVVLGKTKEEALALAEIFSQMVQGKDDEQQKELGDAAFLAGVAKFPQRIKCSTLGWNALKKAIEEAGNSEKLSK, from the coding sequence ATGGCACTTTCTAAATTAAATAGTCTTTATAAAGCAGTTGTGACGGACCATTCAGCTCACCCTCATCATCAAGGTCGTTTGGATGGAGTGGAGCAAGTGAATCTCAACAATCCTACGTGCGGTGATGTCATCAGCCTGTCGGTTCAATTTGATGAGCAGGGCATGATTGAAGATATTGCGTTTGTGAATTCTGGTTGCAGTATTTCTACAGCTTCAGCCAGTATGATGACGGATGTAGTCCTAGGGAAGACAAAGGAAGAAGCGCTAGCTTTGGCAGAAATCTTCTCCCAAATGGTGCAAGGTAAGGACGATGAGCAGCAAAAGGAACTAGGAGACGCAGCTTTTTTAGCTGGTGTTGCTAAGTTCCCTCAACGCATCAAATGCTCAACCTTAGGTTGGAACGCTCTTAAAAAGGCGATTGAGGAAGCTGGAAATTCTGAAAAGTTGAGTAAATGA
- a CDS encoding cysteine desulfurase: MSKLDVEILQRDFPILDQIVNDEPLVYLDNAATTQKPTQVLEAIAAYYEKDNANVHRGVHTLAERATAAYEAARERVCSFIHAASTKEVLFTRGTTTGLNWVARYAESVLQPGDEVLISVMEHHSNIIPWQEACKKTGARLIYAYLKDGMLDLADFRSKLTGKTRFVALAHVSNVLGVVNPIKEIAELVHQANALLVVDGAQSVPHMKIDVQDLDVDFFAFSGHKMLGPTGIGVLYGKEGLLERMSPVEFGGEMIDFVYEQEATWKELPWKFEAGTPNIAGAIGLAVAIDYLDKIGMETVHQYEQELIAYVFPRLQAVEGLTIYGSEDLTQRSGVISFNLAGLHPHDVATALDYEGVAVRAGHHCAQPLLSYLGVAATVRASFYLYNTKADCDKLVEALQKTKEFFDGTF; the protein is encoded by the coding sequence ATGTCTAAACTTGATGTAGAAATCCTTCAGAGGGATTTTCCAATTTTGGATCAAATCGTCAATGATGAGCCCTTGGTTTATTTGGACAATGCGGCTACAACCCAAAAGCCTACGCAGGTATTAGAGGCGATTGCAGCTTATTACGAGAAAGACAATGCCAATGTTCATCGTGGTGTTCACACACTAGCAGAACGGGCAACGGCAGCTTATGAAGCTGCGCGGGAACGAGTGTGCTCCTTTATCCATGCCGCTTCAACGAAAGAAGTTCTCTTTACGAGAGGAACGACGACTGGGCTTAATTGGGTGGCGCGTTATGCCGAAAGTGTCTTGCAGCCAGGCGACGAAGTGCTGATTTCCGTTATGGAGCACCATTCCAATATCATTCCTTGGCAGGAAGCCTGTAAGAAAACAGGTGCTAGATTGATTTATGCTTATCTGAAAGACGGTATGTTAGATCTCGCTGACTTTCGGTCGAAATTGACTGGAAAGACGCGATTTGTTGCTTTGGCGCATGTTTCTAATGTACTAGGTGTGGTGAATCCCATAAAAGAAATAGCAGAGTTAGTGCACCAGGCAAATGCTCTTTTAGTGGTGGACGGAGCTCAATCAGTTCCTCACATGAAGATTGATGTACAAGACTTGGACGTTGATTTCTTTGCATTTTCAGGTCACAAGATGCTAGGTCCGACTGGTATCGGTGTTCTCTATGGCAAAGAAGGGCTACTTGAGCGAATGTCGCCTGTCGAATTTGGTGGGGAAATGATTGATTTTGTCTATGAACAAGAAGCGACATGGAAAGAACTACCTTGGAAGTTTGAAGCAGGCACACCCAATATAGCTGGTGCTATAGGTCTAGCTGTCGCCATTGACTATCTGGACAAGATTGGAATGGAAACAGTTCATCAGTATGAGCAGGAATTGATAGCTTACGTATTTCCAAGATTACAAGCTGTTGAGGGGCTTACCATTTATGGTTCGGAGGACTTGACTCAGCGGTCGGGTGTTATTTCTTTTAATCTAGCTGGGCTTCACCCTCATGATGTAGCAACAGCTCTGGACTATGAAGGCGTGGCTGTACGGGCTGGACATCACTGTGCTCAACCTTTGTTGAGTTACCTAGGAGTGGCAGCAACTGTTCGGGCTAGCTTTTATCTGTATAATACCAAAGCCGATTGCGATAAGCTCGTTGAAGCTTTACAGAAAACAAAGGAGTTTTTCGATGGCACTTTCTAA
- the sufD gene encoding Fe-S cluster assembly protein SufD, translating into MTKETIKHFSQMHAEPEWLANLRQAAFDKIDKLELPVIERVKFHRWNLGDGTLSESEVLANVPDFTALNDHLTLVQVGTQTVLEQLPAELTEQGVIFTDFYTALEEIPEIMEKYFMSSVKYDEDKLAAYHTAYFNSGAVLYIPDNVEISQPIEGIFYQDSKSDVPFNKHILIIAGKHSKFTYLERLETYGSGSLSATANITVEVIAQTGAQIKFSAIDRLGENVTAYISRRGKLDDDSMIDWAIGVMNEGNVIADFDSDLFGRGSHADMKVVALSRGKQIQGIDSRVTNYGCNSIGNILQHGVILEKGTLTFNGIGHIIKGAKGADAQQESRVLMLSDKARSDANPILLIDENDVTAGHAASIGQVDPEDMYYLMSRGLDQATAERLVVRGFLGSVIVEIPVKEVRAEMIETIDEILAKK; encoded by the coding sequence ATGACAAAGGAAACCATTAAACATTTTTCACAAATGCATGCGGAGCCTGAGTGGTTGGCAAATCTCCGTCAAGCTGCCTTTGATAAAATAGATAAGTTGGAACTGCCTGTTATTGAGCGGGTGAAATTTCACCGCTGGAATTTGGGAGACGGCACGCTGTCAGAAAGTGAGGTTCTTGCAAATGTGCCTGATTTTACAGCACTGAATGATCATTTGACATTGGTTCAGGTTGGAACACAGACTGTTTTAGAGCAATTGCCGGCTGAACTAACGGAGCAAGGAGTTATCTTTACAGACTTTTACACTGCTCTTGAGGAAATTCCAGAAATCATGGAAAAGTATTTTATGTCTTCAGTTAAATATGATGAAGATAAGCTGGCAGCCTACCATACAGCTTATTTCAATAGTGGAGCGGTGCTCTATATTCCAGATAATGTTGAAATCAGTCAACCCATTGAAGGTATTTTTTACCAAGACAGTAAAAGTGATGTACCATTTAATAAGCACATTCTAATTATTGCAGGGAAACACTCCAAGTTTACCTATTTAGAGCGTCTGGAGACCTATGGTTCTGGCAGTCTTTCTGCGACAGCAAATATCACGGTGGAAGTCATTGCCCAAACAGGAGCGCAGATTAAGTTTTCAGCTATTGATCGACTAGGAGAAAATGTGACCGCTTATATTAGTCGTCGGGGCAAGTTGGACGATGATTCTATGATTGATTGGGCGATTGGAGTCATGAATGAAGGGAATGTGATTGCTGATTTTGACAGTGATTTGTTTGGGCGCGGAAGTCATGCAGATATGAAAGTGGTGGCTCTCTCTCGTGGTAAGCAGATTCAGGGGATTGACAGTCGCGTCACCAATTACGGCTGCAATTCGATCGGCAATATCCTCCAACATGGAGTGATTTTGGAAAAGGGAACGTTGACTTTTAACGGAATTGGTCACATTATCAAGGGAGCTAAGGGGGCAGATGCGCAACAGGAAAGTCGAGTGCTCATGTTGTCTGACAAAGCACGTTCCGATGCTAATCCTATTCTTTTGATTGATGAAAATGATGTCACAGCAGGGCATGCGGCTTCTATCGGTCAGGTAGATCCAGAAGATATGTACTATCTTATGAGTCGAGGGCTAGATCAGGCAACGGCAGAACGGTTAGTCGTGCGTGGTTTCTTAGGTTCTGTTATCGTTGAAATTCCAGTCAAAGAAGTCCGTGCTGAGATGATTGAAACTATTGATGAAATTTTGGCTAAGAAATAA
- the sufC gene encoding Fe-S cluster assembly ATPase SufC, which produces MSVLEIKDLHVEIEGKKILKGVNLTLKTGEIAAIMGPNGTGKSTLSAAIMGNPNYEVTEGEVLFDGVNILELDVDERARMGLFLAMQYPSEIPGITNAEFLRAAMNAGKEDDEKISVRDFIMKLDEKMELLNMKEEMAERYLNEGFSGGEKKRNEILQLLMLEPTFALLDEIDSGLDIDALKVVSKGVNAMRGEHFGAMIITHYQRLLNYITPDVVHIMMDGRVVASGGPELAVRLEQEGYAKLAEELGFDYQEEV; this is translated from the coding sequence ATGTCTGTGTTAGAAATCAAAGACCTCCATGTAGAAATTGAAGGAAAGAAAATCTTAAAAGGAGTCAATCTGACTCTTAAAACAGGAGAAATTGCAGCCATTATGGGACCAAACGGTACGGGGAAATCCACCTTATCAGCAGCGATTATGGGAAATCCGAATTACGAGGTAACCGAGGGAGAAGTTCTCTTTGACGGTGTCAATATTTTAGAATTGGATGTGGACGAACGAGCTCGCATGGGGCTTTTTCTGGCTATGCAGTACCCAAGTGAAATTCCAGGTATTACCAATGCAGAATTTTTGCGAGCAGCTATGAATGCAGGTAAAGAAGACGACGAAAAAATCTCTGTTCGTGATTTTATCATGAAATTGGACGAAAAGATGGAATTGCTGAATATGAAAGAGGAAATGGCCGAGCGTTATCTGAATGAAGGCTTTTCTGGCGGTGAAAAGAAACGCAATGAAATCTTGCAATTGTTGATGCTAGAGCCAACTTTTGCGCTACTGGATGAAATTGACTCTGGACTAGATATTGATGCACTGAAAGTGGTGTCTAAGGGCGTCAATGCTATGCGTGGTGAACATTTTGGTGCTATGATTATTACGCACTATCAACGTCTGTTGAATTATATTACGCCTGATGTGGTCCATATCATGATGGATGGGCGTGTAGTTGCTTCTGGTGGTCCGGAATTAGCTGTTCGTTTGGAGCAGGAAGGTTATGCCAAATTGGCTGAAGAACTTGGTTTTGATTACCAAGAAGAAGTCTAG
- a CDS encoding glycosyltransferase family 4 protein: MLMIPFPLKFILVLLGTFFIGVILTPLVRLLAFKIGAVDYPNARRINKKPMPGSGGLAIVIAFSVATLVFMPMIVQATFHGKGYFDYIWPVVLGGGIIALTGLIDDVKELKPLAKMSGIVLAASLIWLLTDFRLNHFKIPFGGPLLHFAPWLSFILTVIWIISITNAVNLIDGLDGLVSGVSIISLVTMGIVSYFFLPDHNVFLTLTIFVLVMSIAGFFPYNYHPAIIYLGDTGALFIGFMIAVLSLQGLKNATAVAVITPMIILGVPITDTFLAIVRRTLSGQKFYTPDKRHLHHRLLSLGLTHRGTVLVIYGISMIFAMISLLLNVSSRIGGTLLIIGLLFGVELLVELIGVLGPNRTPLLNILRFIGNSAYREEIRTKFRNRKKK, from the coding sequence ATGCTTATGATTCCCTTCCCTTTAAAATTCATTTTGGTGTTGCTTGGAACCTTTTTCATCGGTGTGATTCTCACGCCTTTGGTGCGTCTATTGGCATTTAAGATAGGTGCGGTTGATTATCCAAATGCACGAAGAATCAACAAAAAGCCGATGCCAGGCAGCGGCGGTTTAGCTATTGTCATTGCTTTTTCGGTTGCTACACTTGTTTTTATGCCGATGATTGTGCAAGCGACCTTTCATGGAAAGGGTTATTTTGATTATATTTGGCCTGTTGTTTTAGGAGGCGGAATTATTGCTCTGACAGGATTGATTGACGATGTAAAAGAGTTGAAGCCTTTAGCAAAGATGTCAGGAATTGTGTTAGCTGCTAGTTTGATTTGGCTATTGACGGATTTCCGTTTGAATCATTTTAAAATTCCTTTTGGTGGGCCGCTGCTGCACTTTGCTCCTTGGCTATCTTTCATTTTGACGGTTATCTGGATTATTTCGATTACCAATGCCGTTAATTTGATTGACGGGTTGGACGGATTAGTGAGTGGTGTATCCATTATTTCGCTGGTGACAATGGGGATTGTTTCCTACTTTTTCTTGCCAGATCACAATGTCTTTCTAACCTTAACTATTTTTGTCTTGGTCATGTCTATCGCAGGATTTTTCCCTTACAATTACCACCCCGCTATTATTTATCTGGGAGATACAGGAGCGCTGTTTATCGGTTTTATGATTGCGGTTTTGTCATTGCAAGGCTTGAAAAATGCGACAGCTGTCGCTGTGATTACTCCGATGATTATTCTGGGAGTGCCGATTACAGACACATTTTTAGCGATTGTGCGTAGAACTTTATCTGGACAAAAATTTTATACACCAGACAAGCGACATCTTCATCATCGGCTGTTATCCTTGGGCTTAACACACCGTGGGACAGTCTTGGTTATTTATGGCATTTCTATGATTTTTGCCATGATTTCTCTTTTGCTAAATGTTTCGAGCCGTATTGGTGGGACACTGTTAATTATTGGACTACTTTTTGGAGTGGAACTTTTGGTAGAACTAATTGGTGTTCTGGGTCCAAATCGAACACCGCTACTCAATATCCTTCGTTTTATCGGAAATTCTGCTTATCGGGAAGAAATCAGAACAAAGTTCAGAAATAGAAAAAAGAAGTAG
- the mecA gene encoding adaptor protein MecA, with protein MEMKQISDTTIKITIKLEDLEERGMEMADFLVPQEKTEEFFYAILDELEMPESFLDSGMLSFRVTPKPDRLDVFVTKSKIDKNLNFDDLADLPDVEELSQMSPDEFLKTLEKNIFEKSKDDMEAVRSLETAEADDNTSTSDMESEENSDELTQKYIYYILKFSSLKEAIVFSKTVDYAVNTSELYKMDDHYYLTILVDIEGRPKRYPAWLLALMREHAEDTDVTRAVLQEHGYLLLVNEAVASLKKVKCL; from the coding sequence ATGGAAATGAAGCAAATTAGTGATACAACGATTAAAATCACAATAAAATTAGAGGATTTAGAGGAACGTGGGATGGAAATGGCAGATTTTCTAGTCCCACAAGAAAAAACAGAAGAGTTTTTCTATGCGATTTTAGATGAGTTGGAAATGCCAGAGAGCTTTTTAGATAGTGGCATGCTCAGTTTTCGTGTGACACCAAAGCCCGACCGATTGGATGTCTTTGTCACCAAGTCTAAGATTGATAAGAATTTAAACTTCGATGATTTGGCAGATTTGCCAGATGTAGAAGAGTTGTCTCAAATGTCTCCTGATGAATTTTTAAAGACATTAGAAAAAAATATTTTTGAGAAAAGTAAAGACGATATGGAGGCTGTTCGTTCTTTGGAAACGGCGGAAGCAGACGATAACACAAGCACTTCTGATATGGAGTCAGAGGAAAATAGTGACGAACTAACGCAGAAATATATTTATTACATTTTGAAATTTTCCAGCCTGAAAGAAGCAATTGTTTTTTCTAAGACAGTAGATTATGCTGTCAATACTTCGGAGTTGTACAAAATGGACGACCACTATTATTTGACAATCTTGGTTGATATTGAAGGGCGTCCAAAGCGTTATCCAGCTTGGCTCCTGGCTTTGATGCGTGAACATGCAGAAGATACGGATGTGACAAGAGCTGTTTTGCAAGAGCACGGTTACTTATTGCTTGTCAACGAGGCGGTTGCCAGTCTTAAAAAGGTTAAATGCTTATGA
- a CDS encoding undecaprenyl-diphosphate phosphatase codes for MFIVEMLKSIIFGIVEGITEWLPISSTGHLILVQEFLKYKDQNAAFMEMFNVVIQLGAILAVVVIYFDKLNPFKPGKTAREVQKTWQLWAKVVIAAAPAAIIGLPLDDWFDAHFYNFISVACMLIIYGVAFILLEKRNKNVEPTITSLDRLPYKTALYIGLFQVLSLFPGTSRSGATIVGGLLNGTSRSVVTEFTFFLGIPVMFGASAWKILKFIIKGNTLGFGQFFLLLVAMGVAFGVSLYVIRFLTDYVKKHDFTIFGKYRIGLGVLLIVYGIFKAIF; via the coding sequence ATGTTTATCGTTGAAATGTTGAAGTCCATTATCTTTGGGATTGTAGAAGGAATTACCGAGTGGTTGCCGATTTCGAGTACAGGTCACTTAATTTTAGTGCAAGAATTTCTCAAATATAAAGATCAGAATGCTGCTTTTATGGAGATGTTCAATGTTGTAATACAATTAGGAGCGATTTTAGCGGTTGTCGTGATTTATTTTGATAAATTAAATCCGTTTAAACCTGGAAAGACAGCGCGTGAAGTGCAGAAAACATGGCAATTATGGGCGAAAGTGGTGATTGCAGCTGCGCCGGCTGCCATTATTGGCTTACCTTTGGATGATTGGTTTGATGCACATTTTTATAACTTCATTTCTGTTGCTTGTATGTTGATTATCTACGGTGTAGCTTTCATTTTACTAGAAAAACGTAATAAAAACGTAGAACCGACAATTACCAGCTTAGATCGATTGCCTTATAAAACTGCTCTCTACATTGGGTTATTTCAAGTATTGTCACTCTTTCCTGGTACCAGTCGCTCTGGAGCAACGATTGTAGGAGGGCTTTTGAATGGGACCAGTCGTTCTGTGGTGACAGAGTTCACTTTCTTTTTGGGAATTCCTGTCATGTTTGGTGCAAGTGCTTGGAAGATTTTGAAGTTTATCATCAAAGGAAACACACTTGGATTTGGGCAATTCTTCTTGCTGCTTGTAGCAATGGGCGTTGCATTTGGGGTTAGTCTCTATGTCATTCGCTTCTTGACAGACTATGTGAAAAAGCACGACTTTACGATCTTTGGGAAATATCGTATCGGGCTCGGTGTTTTGCTTATCGTGTACGGAATCTTTAAAGCTATTTTTTAA